GCCCAATCGACAACGGCTTCAGACATACCCGGCAATGCTGCATCATATTTGTCAGTAAGTGTTTGTTTTAGATTGGGGTTAAGTACGCCCAAAACCTTCTGTGCATCCATAGCAATTCTCCATCATTATTGGTTGCTCAAGGTCAGTCCTGCTTCTGGATTTCAGTGCTGTAGTGATCAATCTTATCATCCAACAAACTAAGGGTTTGTTGAAGGCTCTCAACCTGCTGAGCGACAAACTCACGATGGCTCACCAATACGCATTTCGAAAAACCCAACTCCGTCTGATCTCGGCAATTTCTGAGGTGTAGGAGATGGAGTGCACTCGAGGTCAAAGGCTGAAATATATGGAACTCAAAGGGCAATAGGTTCCAATCACCTGAGAGTATTGCTAGAAAGACATATCAATTGCCTTAGATATAGATTTGGACATTCAGATGCTTGAAAACCTTCAAACTCCATGCCTTTTGCTCGATGAAGCCGTAATGCGGGCCAACATCAAAAGCATGGCAGATCGGTTCAAGCAATTTGGAGTTCCGCTTCGCCCCCACCTGAAAACGGCGAAATCTATTGAGGTTGCCCGCATCCTTCAGGAACATGGCGCAGACCGCTGGACCGTCTCAACGCTCAAAGAGGCTGAGTACTTTTCCTCTGCTGGCCTCAAAGATATCCTCTATGCCGTCTCCATCGTGCCGCAAAAAATGGAACGCATCATGGCGCTCAACCGGAACGGCGCCCAAATGGCGATCTGTTTAGACAGCCCGGAGATGGCAAAGATGATTTCAGCAATGAAACTGGAAGGCCCCGCGCCCAAAGCCTATCTGGAAGTGGATGTGGACGGACACCGCACCGGCGTCACCACTCAGGACCAAAGAGCTGTTGAGACCGCCAAACTACTTGCAAATGCAAATAACGTAGATTTTGCCGGCGTAATGGCTCACGGCGGCGGTGTCGGCTACTCCGCAAACGGCAAGGCTGAACTGGAAGCGGCAGCCGAGCTGGAGAGAACCTCAACACTCAGCGTCAAAGAAGCCATAGTTTCAGCGGGTATTCCTTGTCCCGAAGTCAGCATAGGCTCAACACCAACAGCATTGTTCGGCAAATCCTTCGATGGTGTCTCTGATGTTCGCGCTGGCGTCTACATGTTCCAGGATGTGTTTCAGTCCAATTTAGGTATGTGCGCTCTGGAGGATATCGCAGTAACCGTCCTCACCACCGTGATCAGCCATGCACCCCACCTCAATCGTATCGTAGTTGATGCAGGCGGCCTTGCCCTTTCCAAGGACCGCTCCTGCGCAACCCAAAGAAATGATTGTGGTTTTGGATTCCTTGCAGACGTTGACGGATACATTGATCCACTGCTGTATGTGGAAGGCGTCAGTCAGGAACACGGTTACATCACCACTCGCGATGGCAGCTCCCTCCCCTTTGAGCTCTACCCGCTTGGCTCACAGCTCCGCATTCTGCCCAACCATTCTTGCATGACTGTTGCAGCCTATGAGGGATACCACATGATCGGCGGAGAACATGAAGGTCAATGGTGGGATCGGTGTAATCGTTGGTAGGTCAACCCTATCCATCAATAAAATGTATCACATTCAGGTCATCAACCGTTCCGATGGCATTAGCAATTTGAAAATGGTGGTGTTTTGCAGTTTCCGCACTCCAGTTCCCTCGTGGATATCAAAGGGAAAACATTCATAAAACGAGCCAGAATGAGTCTTTCTGACTGCCTCTTACGCCACAAAAATATGCGAAAAAACGATTTTCCACTTACCACGCTAATATTTCAATCGACGCATGGCAGCTATGCAGAATACGAGCCGCTACATTATACTTAGTATAATCTACATAGAATTCGCCTAGGTAAAAATGCGGGCGCCCACTTCAGCTCCCTTATTCAAACGAATTAGACACATAGTTAAAGTTTGAATTCACAAATAAAATCATACATTTAACCATACATCAGCGACACTTACATCTATCACAACCGATGCGAGCTTCACCCACAAGTGCAATTGGTTGCCCAATATCCAAAATGTATGCATTTGTATAATTCTGCCTTGCGTTTTTTGCAGGGCTGGTGACCAGTTTCAGATTGATATAAATCAAGATACGGTCTCGCTTGGGGAGTACATTAATGGTCAACAAGCACTGGACGCAAGGAAGCGTAACCCACTGCAAGCCTTTGGTATTTACTTGTAGCAACAACGCTGAATTGCATTAATGATGAAGGACCTCCCAATGGGTATTCACCAAAAAGTTGACACAGCCAACACCGACACTTTGCCTTTCCTGGCAGACGACGGCCCGAAGGCTTACGCAGGTTTCAAAAAGGGCGACTGGAACAAAGAAATTGACGTTCGCAATTTCATCCAGAACAACTACACCCCTTATGAAGGTGCAGCCGAATTCCTTGCTAGCCCAACAGCTGCAACATTAAAGCTCTGGGACAATGTCCTTGAGTTGATGAAAGAAGAAAATAAAAAAGGCGTTCTCGACGCTGATACTGAAGTTGTTTCCTCTATCGTTTCTCACGCACCAGGTTTCATCAACAAAGATCTCGAAAAGATCGTTGGTTTGCAGACCGATGCGCCTTTGAAGCGCGCTCTTATGCCTTACGGCGGCCTGAAAATGGCAGCAGCGGCTCTTGAGAGCAACGGCTACAAAATCTCCGAGAAAACTGCTGAAGTTTTCACAAAACACCGCAAAACACACAATGATGGTGTTTTCGATCTCTACACACCGGAAATTCGCCGTGCTCGTTCCGCTGGCATCGTAACCGGCCTTCCAGATGCATACGGTCGTGGCCGCATCATCGGCGATTACCGCCGCGTTGCGCTGTACGGCATCGTCAAGCTGATGGAAGACAAGAAAGCACAGCATGCTTCTCTCGACGGCAACGTCTTGAATGAAGAAACACTGCGCCTTCGTGAAGAAATTTCAGAGCAGTACCGTTCCCTCGCTGAACTGAAGGAAATGGGCGCTGCACACGGCTTCGACATTGGCCGTCCAGCTGAAACTGCTCAGGAAGCAATTCAGTGGCTCTACCTTGGTTACCTGGCTGCGATTAAAGAGCAAAATGGCGCTGCCATGTCTCTTGGCCGCACAACAACCTTCCTCGACATCTACATCCAGCGCGATCTGGACAA
The window above is part of the Pseudovibrio sp. Tun.PSC04-5.I4 genome. Proteins encoded here:
- a CDS encoding alanine racemase, translated to MLENLQTPCLLLDEAVMRANIKSMADRFKQFGVPLRPHLKTAKSIEVARILQEHGADRWTVSTLKEAEYFSSAGLKDILYAVSIVPQKMERIMALNRNGAQMAICLDSPEMAKMISAMKLEGPAPKAYLEVDVDGHRTGVTTQDQRAVETAKLLANANNVDFAGVMAHGGGVGYSANGKAELEAAAELERTSTLSVKEAIVSAGIPCPEVSIGSTPTALFGKSFDGVSDVRAGVYMFQDVFQSNLGMCALEDIAVTVLTTVISHAPHLNRIVVDAGGLALSKDRSCATQRNDCGFGFLADVDGYIDPLLYVEGVSQEHGYITTRDGSSLPFELYPLGSQLRILPNHSCMTVAAYEGYHMIGGEHEGQWWDRCNRW